The Bacteroidota bacterium DNA window CATCAAATTTTAATTCACACACATATTCATATTCATGATCCAGACCTTTACGGATCCGTTCATCAAATTCACGCAGATCATCTTCAGAATAAGTATTTCCAAGAGAAAGCATCGGATATTTATGCTTTACTGATTTAAATTCTTTTGTAATAGCCCCACCTACTCTTTGCGATGGAGAATCTTCTGATGCGTATTCCGGATTTTCTTTCTCCAGTCTGATCAGTTCTTCAAGCATCATATCAAAATCATAATCTGACAAAGATGGATTAGCCTGAACGTAATATTTATGATTATGCTCTTCGATCTCTTTTCGCAATTGTTCGATGCGACGAAAAACTTTTGATTCACTCATAATTTAAAGAGAATAATTACCGGTAATTTTATTTCCGGTAAATTTTAGAATTGAATTAACAGCTGTAAATGTAATAAAATCATTTCAGCCGAAAATAATACTATGGATTTGTTGCAGAGATCATCCTGAAACGATCATTAAGATCTTTTTTCACTCTAATCTCATGAAAACCTTGTAGTTCTAATAGTTCAGCCGTTTCATTACTCAACTTTTCATTGATTTCAAGGTAAATTTTTCCGGACTTCTTTAATGATTTTTTTGCCAGAATTGCCAGTCGTTTATAAAAGATCAATGGATCATCATCTGATACAAAAAGCGCCAGATGTGGTTCGTAATCGATGACATTCGATTTCATTTCTATAACTTCACTTGCTTTGACATATGGCGGATTGCTCACAATAATATCTATGTCCGTTTGAATTAAATCTGTTTTAAGAATATCAGATTGAAGAAATTCAATTTCAAGCAAATTTGTTAAAGCATTTTCAGAAGCAACCAATAGAGCTTTCTCAGAAATATCAATTGCAATCACCTGAGAATTGATGATGCTTTTTTTTTAATCCCAATGCAATACAACCACTACCTGTACACAGATCTAAGATCAACGGATTCTGTTTCTTATTTTCTTTGACAATCCAATCTACAAGTTCCTCTGTTTCCTGTCGTGGAATCAAAACATCGGGAGTTACTTTCAATTTCATTCCGGCAAACCATGAAAATCCTAAAATGTATTGAACAGGTTCATTCTTAATAAGCCGCTTTGTAATCTCTTCGAATTGGTTTAAAATTTCTTTTGAAAGAGCAAGATCTCCTTTCATTCTAAGATCTATCTTACTCAATCCTGTTAATGCCTCAAAAATTGTCGCAATGATCTGGTCCCTTTCTTCGATTGAATAAAGGACGCCCAATTCTTTCTTAAATTTTTCAATAGATGCAATAACAGTCATGTCAGCTTTAAAAGCAAGCTGAAAAATACAATTTATTATCTGATAACAGACCTAGTCGTTATCTCCTAAACTGTAAAAATTATTCTCTTCATCTTCACTACCGATATCTTCAGCAGCATCATCTAATTCAGAGCCGGGAACATCCAGATCAGTGCCAATTGAGTTTGTGAAGAAATCTTTTTCCTCAGGAACTTCATTGTCTGAATATTCGATACTTTGTTTTTTCATAGAAGTGTTTTCCGGATCAATGTCCGATTCTTCCTTGAATTTGTTGTAAACATCCTGGCTTTTTGGATATGCAGGATAACCCGGAAGTTCGCCATCAGCATTTAATTCCGATGGATTTTGATTGTCGGTTTTTTTACTTAGATCTTTCATGGTAGATGTTTTTCATTTTCTATTAAAAAACAATACCAATTGGCGTAGTATTTCCATTTGAAATAAAAACGAAGTATAAGACAAGAGTTCACAATATATGACAATTGCGAAATTGTTAATTTTCCCGACAAGGCAAGGCGCGCCCCGGGGATTAAATTTGAATCGCCCAAATTAGAAACTGATACTGATGATGATAAATTTTCTGAATTGAGGCTGCCGAAGCCCGCCCCCTGCAAGTTTATTCCCCATGATTTTTCCAACTTTCTTGACATGAGATTATTTATAAAAAAATATTTTTTTGCAAATCAGCCTATAATGCCGTCAGCTAAAGCTTAAAGTCAATTGGTTTAGGCGAATGATGCATTCGCTGTTAATTTATAGATTATTAGGCCCGTTAGGGCCCTACTCTTGGTAACTCGGAGACTTGACAAGAGCGCCAAGCCCGATTAGGGGCGCACTCTTTAAACACACAGCTTTTTTCGGGAACGAAAGCATACTGTGCTTACCTTCCAGATAATGTAACATCAAAAATTGAATCGTTTGTATAAAAATAAATCGTTCGTCAAAATCAACCTCAAAGAGTTGAAGAAACTTTCGGTACTCAGTGAAGGAGATTTTCTTATGATGTTCTTTTTGGTTTTGAATATATTTAATCACATTCATCAAATCGGGTTTACTATAAGAAAAGGCTCCATATCCACCTTGCCAATGAAATCTATCTTTCATAAATCCACGTTTATTTATCCACTTATGCTGGAACTTCTAGGCAGTTGAATTAATGGACACATGCATTGTGTTTAAAGAGTGCGCCCCTAAAGGGGCTTGACTTTCTCGTGTAGTCTAGTGTTACCAAAAGTATGGCCCTAACGGGCCTAGGCTTGCCCTCTAGTCGAGAATTACAAACTGTACTGCAATAACAGACCTGTCACTTCTAAATTCAATTACTTATTAAGAATTCTTGAGTGTAAAAAAAATGACATTGAGTTAAAAAAGCGGGCCATAAAGTTAGCGACCTCACACTTAATTAATATACGAATAAATATAATTAAGTTGACGCCTATGCTATAGTTATCGGTATTGTGATAAATTCTAGTGGTCTTAGTGTTTAATTTTATTCCACATAAAGTTTCATCAACACTCTACCTAGTTCTTAGGAATTCGCTTCAACGTCTCCAAAAAATAACCCCAAAATTTCTGTACAGAACTGATCTGAACTTTCTCATCAGGTGAATGGGCACCATGAATATTCGGACCAAAAGAGATCATTTGCATTCCGGGATAATTTGCTCCGAGAATACCACACTCAAGTCCGGCATGACATGCATTAACTAATGCTTCACCCTTATACATCTCTTTATAAAGGTCATTCATGATCTTTATAATTGGAGCATCCGGGTTTGGTGTCCATCCGGGATATGAACCTTTGAATTCTACTTTAGCACCTATTAATTCGAAAGTATGGCGTAATGTATTTGCAAGATCCATCTTTTCGCTGTCGACAGAACTTCTTGTCAGACATTGAATAGAATATTCACCTTCATTTACAACTACCCGTGCAAGGTTATTGGATGTCTGAACCAGATGTTCTATATCCGGACTCATCCGATATATACCATTGGCGCAGGCATACAAACTTTTCATCAACTTCAACTGAAAGCCTTTTTGCAAAACTCTCTTTTTTATTTCCAGAGGTTTAGCAGTAACAGAGAAATTAGGATCAGTTGTTTTATATTCAAATTCCAGTTCATCGGAAATTTTTCTGATGAAAATTTCAAAATCATTTATCTTACTTTCTTCTAATGCAATTTCTGCAACCGATTCTCTCGGAATTGCATTACGTAAACTTCCACCATCAATAGTTGCAATCTGAAAACCGAATTTTTCAAAAGCTGAAAGCAAAACACGGTTCATGATCTTATTGGAATTACCACGACCTTTGTAGATATCCATTCCTGAATGTCCGCCGGTCAAACCTTTCACATATATTCCATAAAACACACTGTTGGGCGGCGCAGCTTCATGAGTAAAACTACCGGTTGCAGTTACATCTATACCTCCGGCACATCCTATTGTCAGTTCTTTATCATCTTCTGTATCCAGATTCAAAAGGATCTTTCCTTTTAATACACCTGCTTTCAAATTCAATGCACCTGTCATTCCGGTCTCTTCATCGATTGTAAACAAAGCTTCTATAGCAGGATGTTCTATTGTCGTAGAAGCCAGAACTGTCATGATAGATGCAACTCCGATTCCATTATCCGCTCCAAGCGTCGTTCCATTTGCTTTCACCCAATCCCCATCAACAAGCATTTCTATTCCCTGGGTATTGAAATCAAATTTCGTATTGGCATTTTTCTGATGAACCATGTCGAGGTGACTTTGCAGCACAATTGTCTGCCGGTTTTCCATTCCTTTAGATGCCGGTTTTTTGATGATCACATTTCCTACATCATCTTTTGTAGTTTCTAATCCCACCTTCTTTCCAAACTGCATCATGAATTCGATAATCCGTTCTTCTTTTTTCGAAGGACGAGGAACAGCATTTATTTCTGAGAAATTAGTCCAGAGCTCTTTCGGCTCCAGGGATGTTATTGATTTTGACATATTTTTTAATTGAAGTATAAGGAGGTAATAGATCGTAATTCGAGTTTCGACGACTTTGATCAAAGTTGATGGAATTACGATTCTCGAAGTACAATCTTGAAACCGGAGTAAAGGTATTCATTTTCCAATTGATTGTTAAACACGAAAATTCTTTACCTTGCTGCTGCCTTTTATGACGGAAAAAAAATATTTACATCGTTGTTTTCAACTTGCACTCAATGGAATAGGTAATGTAGCTCCTAATCCGATGGTAGGTGCAGTAATCGTTTATGAAGATGCAATTATCGGTGAAGGATTTCATCAGAAATATGGCCAGGCGCATGCAGAGGTGAATGCAATTAGTAATGCCATAGAAAATGGCTTTGAAAATTTGCTTTCGAAATCCACAATTTATGTAAACCTTGAACCATGTTCACATTACGGGAAAACGCCTCCTTGCTGTGATCTGATCATTAAACATCGTTTTAAAAAAGTTGTGATCAGTAATCAGGATCCATTTCCGGAAGTTGCAGGAAATGGAATTCGGAAAATGATGGAAGCAGGAATAGATGTTGCGACATCTGTTTTAGAATTGGAAGGTCGCGTGGTCAATAAACGTTTCTTTACTTTTTATGAAAAGAAACGACCCTACATCATTCTGAAATTTGCTCAATCGACTGACGGATTTATTGCACCTGAAAACCCGGACCCGGAAAACCGGAAAATCAGCAATGAATTAAGTAACAAGCTTGTTCATCAATGGCGAAGTGAAGAAAGTGCTATTCTTGTCGGAACTAGAACTGCTTCAATCGACAATCCTGCACTAACAGTAAGAAATTATTCCGGAAAAAATCCGGTTAGAATGGTCATTGACAAAGAATGTAAATTGCCCTTGACAAATTCTATATTTAATAATGAAGCGCAAACTTTGATCTTCAATGATAAAAAAAATCAAGTACTTGAAAATCTTGAATTCATTAAAATTGATTTTAACATAGAAATTCTAAATCAGATCAATCAAATTGCATTTGATAAAAAAATATTATCTATTCTTGTTGAAGGTGGAAGTAAAATTCATCAACAATATATTGATATGTCACTTTGGGATGAAATCCGGACCATCACTGCTCCACTTGAATTAATTAGCGGTACAAAATCTGCATCATTCACAGGGAATTTAAAAGACAAATTTCATCTCGGAAAAGATCTTATCAAAATCTTCACTCTAAACTCTTAATATTTTACATTATATATATGTATAAACTCAAACAATTGGAATTACTGAAAACACTTTGCGCAATTCATTCACCATCAGGGAATGAGGACAATATACATTCATTTCTGTTGAATTATATCAATGAAAATTCAAAAACATGGAAGGTCAGGCCGGAAATTTTTTCAGGCGATGATTTTCAGAATTGCATTGTATTGGTCTTTGGAAAACCGCGTACTGCAGTTTATGCTCATATTGATAACATTGGATTTACAGTTCGTTATGGAAATCAGATCGTAAAAGTTGGCGGACCGAAAACGGAAGATGGTTATTTGCTGACAGGTAAAGATGATGAAGGTGAAATTGAATGTACACTTAGAAAAAGTGAAGAAGGTGAGCTGACTTATCAATATTACCGGGAGATCGAAAGAGGAACTGATCTTTCATTCAAACACAAATGGCGGGAGGATGAAGAAAGTGTTCAATGTTGTTATATGGATAACCGGCTGGGTGTGTGGAATGCTTTGCAACTTTGTGAAACCATTACAGATGGTGCAATTGTATTCTCATGCTGGGAAGAGCATGGTGGTGGCAGTGTTGCTTTTCTTGCAAAATTTCTATGGGATAACTATCAGATCAGAAAAGCTTTGATCTCAGACATCACATGGATCACAGAAGGTGTTCATCCGGGAAAAGGAGTTGTAATCTCCATGCGTGACAGTGGAATTCCACGTCAGAAATTTGTACGCGAGATAATTGAACTTGCAAAGAAAAGTAATATTCCATTCCAGCTGGAAGTAGAAAATGCCGGTGGCAGCGACGGAACCGAAATCCAGAAACAGCCCTACCCGATTGATTGGTGTTTCATTGGTGCAGCCGAAGAAAATGTGCATTCTCCTGATGAAAAAGTAAATAAGGTTGACATTGAAAGTATGGTTAAGATGTACAAATATTTGATTGAAACACTTTAATTTAAAAAATTTCGGATTGCGATTTCGGATTTCGGATTGTGTTAATGCTCAGCAGCATTCAATTTCGTATTTCATTTCTTCGTCTTCATAACTTCAGACTCATAATTACCGCTTAAGCGCTAACACGCAATCCGAAATCAACTCAAAACTGATTTCATCTTTGCAGGCATAATCGTTGGTCGATTCGTCGTTCTATCGATAAATACCAAAGTTGTTTCCGCTTTATTTAAAAGTGTTCCTGATTCGTTAAATGTTTCATAATGAAATCTGATTCTTGCGCCATCATTGTATTCAAGAGTAGTCTTGATCGTCAGCAGATCGTCATAGAAAGCAGGTTTGAAATATTTTATTGAGAACTCAAAAACGGGCAGCATTATTCCCTCCTCTTCCAGTTTTTTATAGGTAAATCCGACCGATCGTAAAAGTTCAACACGGGCAACTTCGAAATAAGTGGCGTAGTTTCCGTAATATACATAACCCATTTGATCTGTTTCTGCATAACGGACTCTTACCTTAATTTCATTTGTGATCATAACAAAATATTTTTTGTGTGAAGATACAATTTGCAATAAATTTTATATCATTGCTACCCTTTAAATTTATCTGATGAAATCACGGCTGCGAATTTTGTTTTTCTTAACTACTGCTCTGCTTTCCTGCAAAACATCATTTCAGATCTCAAAAAAAAGAATCCGGTCAGTATAAGTTTTCAGACTCAACCAACACAGAAATTGATTCTTCAATTTACAGTGAAATAGCTCCGTACAGAGAGAAAATGCAGTCAGCCATGAATGAAGTTCTTGCTGTCAGCACTACTTCTCTGGAACGCGGATTACCTGAAAGTAAGTTAGGAAATTTTTTATCGGATGCATGTATGTCTTCTGCAAAAGAAAAAAATATGCAAGCTGATTTTGCAGTATTCAATACCGGCGGACTTCGTCGTCCATTGCCATCAGGTAATATTACAAGAGGTGATGTTTTTGAATTAATGCCATTTGAAAATACATTGGTTATTTTATCTATGAATGGCGGAGATGTCAAAAAATTGGTTAACTTCATCGCTACAAAGGGCGGAGCACCTGTTTCAGGAATACAACTGCGAATACAGGATAGTGTTGCAACAAATGTTTTCATTAATAATGTTGCATTGGATACAACTAAAATATACAGAGTACTCACGTCTGATTATCTGGCAAATGGCGGAGATGCTTTTCCTTTTGTCACAGATAAAAACTGGGATGCCGTAAATCTGAAAGTAAGAGATGCATTGATCGAATATCTTATTTCGCAGACAAAAGCAGGAAAAAAAATTAATGTTGATTTAGACGGACGAATCACTTATGGCCGATAGAAGGGAATTTATAAAAGGAATTTTTGGTGGAATAGCATTGGCAGGATTAAGTTCATTGCCAATAGATCTTTTTGCGAAAGAAGATATGACCAGGCTCACAATCCTTCATACTAATGATGTACATTCCCGAATTGACCCATTTCCTCCCAATGACCCCAAATACCCCAATATGGGCGGAGTTGCCCGCAGAGCAGCATTGATAAAAAAAATCAGGTCGACTGAAAAAAATGTTTTGTTGCTGGATGCAGGAGATATTTTTCAAGGAACACCTTATTTCAATTTATATGGAGGAGAACTGGAATTTAAGTTAATGAGTGAGATGGGATATGATGCTTCTACTTTAGGTAATCATGATTTTGACAATGGTATTGACGGACTTGTGAAACAAATGCCCAATATGAATTTTCCTTTTCTCAATGCAAATTATTCTTTCAACGATACGTTACTTGAAAATAAAGTTAATGAATATAAAATATTTCGTCGCGGAAATTTGAAGATCGGTGTCTTTGGCATTGGAATTGAACTGAGAGGTTTAGTCGATCCAAAACTTACAGGAAATATTTTATATAACGATCCGCTTGTTAATGCAAATAGAATTTCTACCTTGCTGAAAAATGAGGAGAAATGTGATTTAGTAATTTGTCTCTCTCATCTCGGTTATAAGTATAACGATAAAAAAGTTTCCGATTCTGTTCTTGCAAAAGAAAGTTCTAATATTGATCTTATCATCGGTGGCCACACACACACTTTCCTCGATGAACCAACACTAATCATCAATAAAGACGGCAAAGAAGTTTTAATTGCACAAGTCGGTTGGGCAGGAATCAAACTCGGACGAATTGATTACTACTTTGATTCAAAAAAAAGAAAAAAAGATTTAATGTTGTCTACTGTAAAAATTAGTGAAAATACAATAGGCCTTTAATTTTTTTTTTATTTTTTTTTACAGAATATTTGTATCAGAAATCAGAAGAGTAAAATTTGAATTTTCTGAATGCAATTACAACGACGAATAACACCTGAAAATAATTAATTAGTTAACCAACAAAACCCTTTTCTTGAAAACCACTATTGAGAAAACTTGCGAGAGTATTTGGACAAAATGCCTGCAGATCATCAAAGACAACGTTAGTCCTCAGAGTTTCAAAACCTGGTTCGAGCCAATCAAGCCAATCAAGCTTGATGGTAAGGTCCTTACGATTGAAGTTCCAAGCCAGTTCTTTTATGAATGGCTTGAAGAACACTACATTACTCTTTTGAGAAAAACAATTCGTCAACAACTTGGTACAGACGGCAGACTTGAATACAGCATTGTAATGGAAAACGCAACTGCTGATTCAAAATCTTACACTGTAAAAATCCCAACCCGCTCTCATTCGGATCTGAAAAACTCTCCCGTTAATGTTCCGTTGAATTCTACTGCAAATACCATTCGTAATCCATTCATTATACCCGGGTTAAAGAAGGTAAATGTTGAATCACAACTCAATCCGAATTACACATTCGAAAATTTTATCGAAGGTGATTGCAATCGTCTGGCACGTTCTGCCGGCTATGCAGTGTCGAATAAGCCCGGTGGAACTTCTTTCAATCCCCTGCTGATCTATGGCGGTGTCGGAATGGGAAAAACTCACCTTGCGCATTCTATTGGTATTGAGATCAAAAATTCTCATCCGGGAAAAACTGTTCTTTATGTTTCTTCAGAGAAATTTACACATCAGTTCATCGATGCTGTAAGAAACAATGAACAAAATGATTTCGTTCACTTTTATCAGATGATCGATGTATTGATCATCGATGATATTCAATTCTTCGCAGGAAAAGAAAAAACACAAGATGTATTTTTCCACATCTTCAACCACTTACATCAAACAGGTAAACAATTAATTCTAACCTCTGATAAAGCTCCTGTGGATCTTCAGGGAATGGAACAACGTTTACTTAGCCGATTCAAATGGGGCTTAGCTGCTGACCTTCAGATGCCTGATCTCGAAACACGAATCGCTATTTTAAATAAGAAGATGTATATCGATGGTATTGAGCTTCCTAAAGAGATTGTTGAATATATCGCTTATAGCATCACTTCCAATGTTCGTGAACTTGAAGGTGCTTTGATCTCAATTCTTGCTCAGGCTTCTTTAAATAAGAAAGCAGTTACGCTCGAACTTGCTAAGCAAATGATAGATAAATTCGTGAAGAATACAACTCATGAAGTTTCTATCGATTACATCCAGAAGATCGTTTGTGATTACTTCGACCTTCCTATCGAAATGCTGAAATCTAAAACACGTAAGCGTCAGGTAGTTCAGGCTCGTCAGATAGCAATGTACTTCGCTAAAAGTATGACGAAGTCTTCCTTAAGTTCAATTGGTGCTCATTGTGGTGGGAAAGACCACGCAACCGTACTGCACGCTTGTCGTACAGTGAATAACCTCATCGAAACAGATAAGAAGTTCAAAGCCAGTGTGCTTGAATTACAAAAGAAAATTAGTATCAGCGGAAAGTAATACTTCAAGTGAAATTAAAAAAAACCACCGGATAGTTCATTCGGTGGTTTTTTTATTCGGATGTTTGTAAGAGTA harbors:
- the dnaA gene encoding chromosomal replication initiator protein DnaA is translated as MEKTCESIWTKCLQIIKDNVSPQSFKTWFEPIKPIKLDGKVLTIEVPSQFFYEWLEEHYITLLRKTIRQQLGTDGRLEYSIVMENATADSKSYTVKIPTRSHSDLKNSPVNVPLNSTANTIRNPFIIPGLKKVNVESQLNPNYTFENFIEGDCNRLARSAGYAVSNKPGGTSFNPLLIYGGVGMGKTHLAHSIGIEIKNSHPGKTVLYVSSEKFTHQFIDAVRNNEQNDFVHFYQMIDVLIIDDIQFFAGKEKTQDVFFHIFNHLHQTGKQLILTSDKAPVDLQGMEQRLLSRFKWGLAADLQMPDLETRIAILNKKMYIDGIELPKEIVEYIAYSITSNVRELEGALISILAQASLNKKAVTLELAKQMIDKFVKNTTHEVSIDYIQKIVCDYFDLPIEMLKSKTRKRQVVQARQIAMYFAKSMTKSSLSSIGAHCGGKDHATVLHACRTVNNLIETDKKFKASVLELQKKISISGK
- the ribD gene encoding bifunctional diaminohydroxyphosphoribosylaminopyrimidine deaminase/5-amino-6-(5-phosphoribosylamino)uracil reductase RibD, encoding MTEKKYLHRCFQLALNGIGNVAPNPMVGAVIVYEDAIIGEGFHQKYGQAHAEVNAISNAIENGFENLLSKSTIYVNLEPCSHYGKTPPCCDLIIKHRFKKVVISNQDPFPEVAGNGIRKMMEAGIDVATSVLELEGRVVNKRFFTFYEKKRPYIILKFAQSTDGFIAPENPDPENRKISNELSNKLVHQWRSEESAILVGTRTASIDNPALTVRNYSGKNPVRMVIDKECKLPLTNSIFNNEAQTLIFNDKKNQVLENLEFIKIDFNIEILNQINQIAFDKKILSILVEGGSKIHQQYIDMSLWDEIRTITAPLELISGTKSASFTGNLKDKFHLGKDLIKIFTLNS
- a CDS encoding metallophosphatase, with the translated sequence MADRREFIKGIFGGIALAGLSSLPIDLFAKEDMTRLTILHTNDVHSRIDPFPPNDPKYPNMGGVARRAALIKKIRSTEKNVLLLDAGDIFQGTPYFNLYGGELEFKLMSEMGYDASTLGNHDFDNGIDGLVKQMPNMNFPFLNANYSFNDTLLENKVNEYKIFRRGNLKIGVFGIGIELRGLVDPKLTGNILYNDPLVNANRISTLLKNEEKCDLVICLSHLGYKYNDKKVSDSVLAKESSNIDLIIGGHTHTFLDEPTLIINKDGKEVLIAQVGWAGIKLGRIDYYFDSKKRKKDLMLSTVKISENTIGL
- a CDS encoding M20/M25/M40 family metallo-hydrolase → MELLKTLCAIHSPSGNEDNIHSFLLNYINENSKTWKVRPEIFSGDDFQNCIVLVFGKPRTAVYAHIDNIGFTVRYGNQIVKVGGPKTEDGYLLTGKDDEGEIECTLRKSEEGELTYQYYREIERGTDLSFKHKWREDEESVQCCYMDNRLGVWNALQLCETITDGAIVFSCWEEHGGGSVAFLAKFLWDNYQIRKALISDITWITEGVHPGKGVVISMRDSGIPRQKFVREIIELAKKSNIPFQLEVENAGGSDGTEIQKQPYPIDWCFIGAAEENVHSPDEKVNKVDIESMVKMYKYLIETL
- a CDS encoding methyltransferase, translated to MIAIDISEKALLVASENALTNLLEIEFLQSDILKTDLIQTDIDIIVSNPPYVKASEVIEMKSNVIDYEPHLALFVSDDDPLIFYKRLAILAKKSLKKSGKIYLEINEKLSNETAELLELQGFHEIRVKKDLNDRFRMISATNP
- a CDS encoding aminoacyl-histidine dipeptidase, yielding MSKSITSLEPKELWTNFSEINAVPRPSKKEERIIEFMMQFGKKVGLETTKDDVGNVIIKKPASKGMENRQTIVLQSHLDMVHQKNANTKFDFNTQGIEMLVDGDWVKANGTTLGADNGIGVASIMTVLASTTIEHPAIEALFTIDEETGMTGALNLKAGVLKGKILLNLDTEDDKELTIGCAGGIDVTATGSFTHEAAPPNSVFYGIYVKGLTGGHSGMDIYKGRGNSNKIMNRVLLSAFEKFGFQIATIDGGSLRNAIPRESVAEIALEESKINDFEIFIRKISDELEFEYKTTDPNFSVTAKPLEIKKRVLQKGFQLKLMKSLYACANGIYRMSPDIEHLVQTSNNLARVVVNEGEYSIQCLTRSSVDSEKMDLANTLRHTFELIGAKVEFKGSYPGWTPNPDAPIIKIMNDLYKEMYKGEALVNACHAGLECGILGANYPGMQMISFGPNIHGAHSPDEKVQISSVQKFWGYFLETLKRIPKN
- a CDS encoding 5'-nucleotidase C-terminal domain-containing protein encodes the protein MQSAMNEVLAVSTTSLERGLPESKLGNFLSDACMSSAKEKNMQADFAVFNTGGLRRPLPSGNITRGDVFELMPFENTLVILSMNGGDVKKLVNFIATKGGAPVSGIQLRIQDSVATNVFINNVALDTTKIYRVLTSDYLANGGDAFPFVTDKNWDAVNLKVRDALIEYLISQTKAGKKINVDLDGRITYGR
- a CDS encoding acyl-CoA thioesterase, translating into MITNEIKVRVRYAETDQMGYVYYGNYATYFEVARVELLRSVGFTYKKLEEEGIMLPVFEFSIKYFKPAFYDDLLTIKTTLEYNDGARIRFHYETFNESGTLLNKAETTLVFIDRTTNRPTIMPAKMKSVLS